From one Malus sylvestris chromosome 1, drMalSylv7.2, whole genome shotgun sequence genomic stretch:
- the LOC126617951 gene encoding callose synthase 5-like isoform X1, which produces MSNLDPPGPSGPQGLTRRPSRSAATTTFSTEVFDNEVVPSALASIAPILRVANEIETERPRVAYLCRFYAFEKAHRLDPSSSGRGVRQFKTSLLQRLERDNASSLNSRVKNTDDREIKSFYQQYYKHYVRALDQGEQADRAQLGKAYRTAGVLFEVLCAVNKTEKVDEVAPEIIAAAKDVQEKTEIYAPYNILPLDSAGATQSIMQLEEVKAAVGALLNTRGLNWPSALENSHKAGDLDLLDWLRAMFGFQKDNVRNQREHLISLLANPHIRLHPKPEPLNKMDDRAVDKVMGKLFKNYKTWCKFLGRKHSLRLPQGQQEIQQRKILYMGLYLLIWGEAANVRFMPECLCYIFHNMAYELHGLLAGNVSIVTGENIKPSYGGDDEAFLRKVITPLYRVIEKEAKKSENGKAPHIAWCNYDDLNEYFWSSDCFSLGWPMRDDGDFFKSTRDLVQGRKGSRRKSGSTGKSYFIETRTFWHIFRSFDRFWTFYILALQAMLIVAFRGISPLDIFQKNVLRDLSSIFITAAFLRVLQSILDIVLNFPGYHRWRFTDVLRNILKIIVSLAWAIILPLFYVHSFQNAPKQVMDLLSFLKNINGVPPLYLMAVAVYLLPNLLGAVLFLFPLLRRWIENSDWHIIRFLLWWSQPRIYVGRGMHESQFALIKYTIFWVLLLACKFTVSYLIQIRPLVKPTRDIMNIRRVDYQWHEFFPNAQNNYGAVVSLWAPVVLVYLMDTQIWYAIFQTLYGGVVGAFDRLGEIRTLGMLRSRFQSLPGAFNTYLVPSDKSTKRGFSFSKRFVEITASRRSEAAKFAQLWNEVICSFREEDLINDREMDLLLVPYSSDPSLKIIQWPPFLLASKIPIALDMAVQFKSKDSDLWKRICADEYMKCAVIECYESFKHVLNTLVVGDNEKRIIGIIVKEIESNISKNTFLVNFRMGSLPTLCKKFVELVGILKDGDAFKRSSVVLLLQDMLEVVTRDMMVNEIRELVEVGHSSKDAGRQLFAGTDAKPAILFPPPVTAQWEEQIRRLHLLLTVKESAIDVPTNLEARRRIAFFTNSLFMDMPRAPRVRKMLSFSIMTPYYSEETLYSKSDLEMENEDGVSIIYYLQKIFPDEWNNFMERLNCKKDSEIWENEENVLQLRHWVSLRGQTLCRTVRGMMYYRRALKLQAFLDMANETEILDGYKAITVPPEEEKKSQRSLYAQLEAVADLKFTYVATCQNYGNQKRSGDRRATDILNLMVNYPSLRVAYIDEVEESDAASGKVQKVYYSVLVKAVDNHDQEIYRIKLPGSAKIGEGKPENQNHAIIFTRGEALQAIDMNQDNYLEEAFKMRNLLEEFNEDHGVRPPSILGVREHIFTGSVSSLAWFMSNQEMSFVTIGQRVLARPLKIRFHYGHPDVFDRIFHITRGGMSKASRGINLSEDIFAGFNSTLRRGNVTHHEYIQVGKGRDVGLNQISLFEAKVACGNGEQTLSRDIYRLGHRFDFFRMLSFYFSTIGFYISAMLVVLTVYAYLYGRLYLSLSGMEKTIVNYAATRGNNVLQAAMASQSIFQLGLLTSLPMIMEIGLERGFRTALGDMIIMQLQLASVFFTFSLGTKVHYYGRTVLHGGAKYRATGRGFVVRHEKFAENYRMYSRSHFVKGLELMVLLIIYQIYGSAVTGTISYIFVTFSMWFLVVSWLFAPFLFNPSGFEWQKIVEDWDDWTKWISSHGGIGVPATKSWESWWDEEQEHLQHTGVLGRFWEIVLSLRFFLFQYGIVYHLNVARGDKSIMVYGLSWLVIVAGMIILKVVSMGRKRFSADFQLMFRLLKLFLFIGFVVTIGMLFAFLSLTVGDIFVSLLAFLPTGWALLMISQACKPLVKALGMWGSVKALARGYEYVMGITILAPVVVLAWFPFVSEFQTRLLFNQAFSRGLQIQRILTGGKKHKSN; this is translated from the exons atgtCAAACCTGGATCCGCCAGGCCCTAGCGGGCCGCAGGGGCTGACGAGAAGGCCGTCGAGGAGCGCAGCCACCACCACCTTCTCCACTGAGGTGTTCGACAACGAGGTCGTCCCTTCCGCTCTCGCCTCCATCGCTCCCATCCTCCGAGTGGCCAACGAGATCGAGACCGAGCGTCCTCGCGTCGCCTATCTCT GTCGGTTCTATGCGTTCGAGAAGGCGCACCGACTGGATCCGAGCTCCAGCGGCCGTGGCGTCCGCCAGTTCAAGACTTCGCTCCTCCAACGACTCGAGAGG GACAATGCATCAAGTCTGAATTCTCGGGTGAAAAACACAGATGACAGAGAAATTAAAAGCTTCTATCAGCAATATTATAAGCATTATGTCAGAGCTCTTGACCAGGGCGAGCAGGCTGACAG AGCCCAACTGGGAAAAGCCTACCGCACTGCCGGGGTCCTTTTTGAAGTGCTTTGCGCTGTTAACAAGACTGAGAAAGTTGATGAAGTTGCTCCTGAG ATCATTGCGGCTGCTAAAGATGTACAAGAAAAGACAGAAATTTATGCTCCCTATAACATTCTTCCTTTGGATTCTGCTGGTGCTACACAGTCTATCATGCAACTTGAAGAG GTTAAGGCTGCAGTCGGTGCACTATTGAACACTCGTGGTTTGAACTGGCCTAGTGCATTGGAGAACAGTCACAAAGCTGGTGATCTCGACCTCCTTGATTGGCTGAGGGCCATGTTTGGATTCCAG AAAGACAACGTCAGGAACCAGAGGGAGCATTTGATATCCCTACTTGCAAATCCTCATATAAGGCTTCATCCCAAACCCGAACCTCTTAATAAG ATGGATGATCGAGCTGTTGATAAAGTTATGGGAAAACTTTTTAAGAACTACAAAACGTGGTGCAAATTTTTGGGAAGAAAACATAGTTTGAG GCTTCCCCAAGGTCAGCAAGAAATACAGCAAAGGAAGATACTGTATATGGGTTTGTATCTTCTCATCTGGGGTGAAGCAGCGAATGTCCGCTTTATGCCAGAATGTCTGTGCTATATTTTTCATAAT ATGGCATATGAACTCCATGGCCTGTTGGCTGGAAATGTCAGCATCGTTACTGGGGAAAATATAAAGCCTTCTTATGGTGGGGATGATGAGGCTTTTTTACGGAAAGTTATAACCCCCTTGTACCGTGTAATTGAAAAG GAAGCCAAGAAGAGCGAAAATGGAAAAGCTCCTCACATAGCTTGGTGCAACTATGACGATCTCAATGAATATTTCTG GTCGTCTGATTGCTTCTCTCTTGGTTGGCCCATGCGTGATGATGGTGATTTTTTCAAATCAACGCGTGACTTGGTGCAG GGAAGAAAGGGCTCTAGAAGAAAATCTGGAAGCACAGGAAAATCGTATTTTATTGAAACTCGGACATTTTGGCACATTTTTCGAAGTTTTGACCGGTTTTGGACCTTTTACATACTGGCTTTACAG GCTATGCTCATTGTTGCTTTTAGAGGGATTTCACCATTGGATATTTTTCAAAAGAATGTCTTGAGAGATCTATCAAGTATTTTCATCACAGCAGCGTTTCTTCGCGTCCTTCAAA GCATTTTGGATATTGTTTTGAACTTCCCGGGATATCATAGGTGGAGGTTCACTGATGTGCTgcgaaatattctcaagataattgTTAGTCTTGCATGGGCAATCATTCTTCCACTGTTTTATGTGCATTCATTCCAGAATGCCCCTAAACAAGTTATGGATTTACTGTCATTCCTGAAGAATATCAATGGTGTTCCTCCTCTATACCTTATGGCTGTTGCAGTATATTTGCTGCCAAATTTATTAGGAGCAGTTTTGTTCCTTTTCCCGCTGCTCCGCCGTTGGATTGAAAACTCAGACTGGCATATCATTAGGTTCCTCTTGTGGTGGTCACAG CCAAGAATCTATGTTGGGAGGGGAATGCATGAAAGTCAATTTGCCCTTATTAA GTACACTATTTTTTGGGTGCTGCTTTTGGCTTGCAAGTTTACAGTTAGCTATCTTATCCAG ATAAGGCCGTTGGTGAAGCCAACTAGAGACATTATGAACATTCGTCGTGTAGATTATCAGTGGCATGAATTTTTCCCTAATG CTCAAAACAACTATGGAGCAGTTGTGTCACTCTGGGCACCAGTAGTCTTG GTTTATTTGATGGACACTCAAATATGGTATGCTATTTTTCAGACTTTGTATGGTGGTGTTGTTGGCGCATTCGATCGCCTAGGAGAG ATTCGAACACTGGGTATGCTAAGATCAAGGTTCCAGTCTCTACCCGGTGCATTCAACACATACCTAGTGCCTTCAGATAAATCAACAAAAAGGGGATTCTCTTTCTCAAAGCGTTTCGTGGAG ATTACAGCAAGCAGGAGAAGTGAAGCTGCAAAGTTTGCTCAGTTGTGGAATGAAGTGATCTGTAGCTTCCGTGAGGAAGATCTCATAAATGACAGG GAGATGGATTTGCTGCTAGTTCCGTATTCATCAGATCCCAGCCTGAAGATAATTCAGTGGCCGCCCTTCTTGCTTGCTAGCAAA ATCCCAATAGCATTAGATATGGCAGTTCAATTTAAATCGAAGGACTCCGATCTCTGGAAGCGGATATGTGCGGATGAATATATGAAATGTGCTGTGATTGAATGTTATGAATCTTTCAAACATGTCCTTAATACTCTGGTAGTTGGAGACAATGAGAAAAG GATAATTGGCATCATCGTGAAGGAAATTGAAAGTAACATTTCAAAGAATACATTTCTTGTAAATTTTAGAATGGGTTCCTTGCCCACTCTTTGCAAGAAATTTGTAGAGCTTGTGGGGATCTTG AAAGATGGTGATGCATTCAAGCGATCTTCAGTGGTGTTGTTGCTTCAAGATATGCTGGAAGTAGTCACTCGTGATATGATGGTGAATGAGATCCG AGAGTTGGTTGAAGTTGGTCATAGTAGCAAGGATGCTGGAAGGCAACTCTTTGCTGGAACTGATGCAAAACCTGCAATATTGTTCCCTCCTCCAGTTACAGCACAGTGGGAAGAACAG ATCAGACGCCTCCATCTGCTGCTAACAGTTAAGGAATCTGCCATTGACGTACCAACAAACCTAGAAGCACGTAGAAGGATTGCATTTTTTACAAATTCATTGTTCATGGATATGCCTCGTGCTCCCCGCGTCCGTAAAATGCTTTCATTTAG CATCATGACGCCATACTATAGTGAGGAGACTCTGTATTCCAAATCGGACCTTGAGATGGAAAATGAAGACGGTGTATCAATCATATACTACTTACAGAAGATTTTCCCAG ATGAATGGAATAACTTCATGGAGCGACTTAATTGTAAAAAGGATAGTGAAATATGGGAGAATGAAGAAAATGTTTTGCAGCTTCGTCATTGGGTCTCCTTGCGAGGACAAACGCTCTGCAGGACTG TTAGAGGAATGATGTATTACCGACGAGCTCTGAAGCTTCAGGCTTTTCTTGACATGGCCAATGAAACCG AGATACTAGATGGCTACAAAGCAATCACGGTTCcaccagaagaagaaaagaaaagccaGAGATCTCTTTATGCTCAATTAGAAGCAGTGGCTGACCTTAAATTCACCTATGTTGCTACCTGCCAAAACTATGGCAATCAGAAACGCAGTGGAGATCGACGCGCAACAGACATCTTGAATCTGATGGTTAA TTATCCTTCTCTTCGGGTTGCATATATCGATGAAGTTGAAGAGAGTGACGCTGCTAGTGGAAAGGTGCAAAAGGTTTACTATTCTGTCTTGGTCAAAGCTGTTGACAATCATGATCAG GAAATATATCGTATAAAGTTGCCTGGTTCGGCAAAGATTGGTGAAGGGAAACCCGAAAACCAGAACCATGCTATAATTTTTACTCGAGGAGAAGCTCTTCAGGCCATTGACATGAACCAG GACAATTACTTAGAAGAAGCTTTTAAAATGAGAAACCTTCTTGAAGAATTTAATGAGGACCACGGAGTACGTCCTCCTTCAATTTTAggtgttcgtgagcatatctttaCTGGAAG TGTTTCTTCATTGGCCTGGTTTATGTCAAATCAGGAAATGAGCTTTGTGACCATAGGTCAAAGAGTTCTTGCAAGACCTTTGAA GATCCGCTTCCACTATGGACACCCAGATGTCTTTGATAGAATCTTCCACATTACTCGTGGTGGCATGAGCAAGGCTTCCCGTGGCATCAATCTGAGCGAGGACATCTTTGCTG GTTTTAATTCAACGTTAAGGCGAGGGAATGTTACTCACCATGAATACATTCAAGTTGGGAAGGGTAGAGATGTTGGGCTCAACCAAATCTCTCTCTTTGAAGCCAAAGTTGCTTGTGGTAATGGAGAGCAAACGCTTAGCAGGGATATCTACCGCTTAGGGCACCGTTTTGACTTCTTTCGCATGTTGTCCTTCTATTTTTCGACAATAGGGTTTTACATCAGCGCAATG TTGGTTGTCCTTACAGTCTATGCGTACTTATACGGCAGACTTTACTTGTCATTAAGTGGAATGGAAAAGACAATTGTGAACTATGCCGCCACCAGGGGAAATAATGTTCTACAAGCAGCCATGGCTTCACAATCTATTTTCCAATTAGGTCTTTTGACTTCCTTGCCCATGATCATGGAAATTGGACTAGAAAGAGGGTTCAGAACTGCGTTAGGGGACATGATAATTATGCAGCTGCAACTAGCATCCGTTTTCTTCACCTTCTCTCTTGGTACCAAAGTTCATTATTATGGTCGAACTGTGCTGCACGGCGGTGCTAAATACAGAGCAACTGGTCGTGGCTTTGTTGTCAGGCATGAAAAGTTTGCCGAGAATTACAGGATGTACTCAAGGAGTCATTTTGTGAAAGGCCTTGAACTTATGGTACTGCTTATAATTTATCAGATATACGGTTCAGCAGTAACTGGTACAATATCATATATCTTCGTCACATTCTCCATGTGGTTCTTAGTGGTTTCGTGGCTGTTTGCTCCCTTCCTGTTTAACCCTTCAGGATTTGAATGGCAAAAGATAGTCGAAGATTGGGATGATTGGACAAAATGGATAAGTAGCCATGGTGGTATTGGTGTGCCAGCGACCAAGAGTTGGGAGTCTTGGTGGGATGAGGAACAGGAACACCTGCAGCACACTGGGGTTTTGGGACGATTTTGGGAGATTGTTCTTTCTCTACGCTTCTTTCTCTTCCAATACGGAATTGTGTACCATCTAAATGTGGCCAGGGGTGATAAAAGCATCATG GTTTATGGTCTGTCATGGCTGGTCATTGTCGCTGGGATGATCATCCTAAAG GTTGTGTCGATGGGAAGAAAGCGGTTCAGTGCAGATTTCCAGCTGATGTTCAGGCTTCTCAAGTTGTTCCTGTTTATTGGGTTTGTCGTCACTATTGGAATGCTTTTCGCTTTCCTCAGTCTTACTGTTGGTGACATCTTTGTGAGCTTATTGGCCTTCTTGCCTACAGGATGGGCGCTACTAATG ATATCACAAGCATGCAAGCCGTTGGTGAAGGCCCTAGGAATGTGGGGATCTGTCAAAGCTCTAGCAAGAGGGTACGAGTACGTGATGGGGATCACTATACTTGCACCAGTAGTTGTTCTTGCATGGTTCCCATTTGTCTCGGAGTTCCAGACCAGGCTGCTATTCAACCAAGCTTTCAGCCGAGGGCTTCAGATCCAACGTATTCTTACTGGTGGGAAGAAGCACAAGTCAAACTAA